The DNA segment TGCGAGAGCTGTTCATGGGCGATCTCCGCGAGCGGCCGATCGGCGTAGCCGTCCTCGCGCCGGCGAACGAAGTGCGCGTTCTCGGCGAACCGACAGGCGTCGATCACGAAGGTCGCGTCGAGCTCGTTTGCGAGCGCGCGGGTCTCCTCGACGTTCGCCACGCTCACGGGCTGGCCGGCCATGGAGTTGTTCGTCATCGTGAGGACGATTGCGGGGATTCGCTCGGCGTCGACGTCCTCGGCGAGCGTTCGGACCGTCTCGACGTCGAGGTTCCCCTTGAACGCGCCCTCAGCGTCGGGATCATCGGCGCCCTCGACCGGACAGTCGACGGGATCGCCGCCGTTCTCGGCGACGTGTGCGCGCGTGGTGTCGAAGTGGGTGTTGTTCGGAACGACGTCGCCCTCCCCGACCAGGAGACCGTAGAGGACGTTCTCGGCACCCCGTCCCTGGTGGGTCGGTACCACTCGATCGAACCCCATCACCTCGGAGACGGCGGCCCGAAGGCGCTCGAAGCTCCGGCTGCCCGCGTACGCCTCGTCGCCCCGAACCATGGCGGCCCACTGGGCGTCGCTCATCGTACCGGTGCCGCTGTCGGTCAGCAGGTCGACGAACACGTCATCCGCGCCGAGGTCGAAGACGTTGTAGCCCGCCTCGCGGAGGCGTCCCTCGCGCTGCTCGCGGGGGAGGAGCCGGATCGGCGTCGCCATCGACGACTTGTAGGAAAACACGTCCGTGAATTCCGCGCCGACCGCTTAGTCCTAACCGTACCGATACGTACGCGACCGTCGGAAACCGTCCCTCGATCGACATCGCCGTTCACTCGTCGGGCGGGGCGAACTCCACGAGGGTCAGATCGCGATCCAGCATACAGTAGTCGTGTGGCGGATCGCCGAGCACCTCCCGGATCTTGTACTCCTGGTCGAACTCCGCGCCGTCGGGCACGCAGAACTCGTGGCTCGGACACTCGGTGTACGGACAGTCGCCCGCGAGCGCGCCCTTGCTGCCGGCGTAGGCCCGGCGTTCGGGGACGTTGGCCTTCACCGAGGCGGGTTCGACCTCGACCGCCTGGACGCCGGTGTCGTGGACGCCGCACTCGAGCGTCTGTGCCTTCTCACGGACGTCCGTCACGCGATACTTACGGCCCTCGGCCAGGTTGAGACACTGCGCACGGTAGGGACAGCCCTCACAGGCGTCGGCCTCGCCGTGGTAGACGAACTCCCGGCCCACCTCCGCCAGCCGCGTGCCGATGAGCGAGATCGTGGTCATGGTCGACGGTAGGTGTACGCGGCGGTTAAGCGTCTCGCCCGGTCAGTTCGTCGAGCCGATCGAGGTACGCCTCGCGGGGGACCTGGTAGGCCGAGCGATAGTCGAGTTCCCCCGCCGCGAACCGCCGGGCCAGTACGGCACTGCCCTCGAGGGCGCCCTCGCGGTCGTCGTAGCGCTCCTCCGCGAGCACGACGTCGGGTTCGAGATACAGGGTGGCGTGCCACTGTCGGGGTCGGTAGTCAGGCCGCCGCTGTTCGGGCCGGCGGTTCCGCTGTGGACCGTTGCTCAGGTAGAGCGTCGGGATACAGGCGGCGGGAAACGCCTGCGAGTCGAAGACGTCCGGCCGGTAGACGAACACCGTCCGGTCGGGCTCGTCGCTCCACCGCCGCCACCCCTCCGGCAGCTCCTCCATGTCCGATCGACGGCGGCCACGGACAAGGGCGCTCGGGTTCGACCTTCGACGGCTTCCCCCCGGGTTCGCCCGACCGGGCGGCGGGTCTTCGATCGGCGCGAACCCCCATATCGGAGAAAGGCTTATGCTAACGTGGCACACCATCACTAAACAGTATCGGTGTCCGCCCGCCGAACGACCCGCGCTGTACGCGTTCCCCTTCCGGCGAGTCCCCACGGGGGCGTTCCAGCGTTACGAAGTCCAGACATGATGACCGAAACCCGCCCACGATCTCCGCGTCGGCCCGCGTCGAATCAGTCGTGGCGGGAGGGTCTCGGCGTCGACACCGGATCGTCGGTGATGCAGTCCGGTCGGTCTCCCTCTACGCGCCTCTCGGCCCCCCACGAACCATGAACGGCGACATCAACACCCTCGAGACGATCAGTCAGCAGTACAGAGAGACGGTTCCCAGCGACCTCCGCGATGCCAAGAGCTTCGATTGGTATCTGGAGGCGGTCCAGGAGGACCCGCGGATCGCCCGTAACGCCCACCAGCGCGTCGCGGACATGTTCGACCACTACGGTACGCGCTACGACGAGGAGAGCGGCACCGTCGAGTACCTCCTCGCGAGCGAGGACCCGCTGGGCGACGGCGAGAACACCTTCTACGGCGAGGTGGTCCACCGCTCGATCCACGAGTTCGTCAACAAGGTGAAAAGCGGTGCCCGCGGGCTCGGCCCGGATCGCCGGATCAAGCTCCTGTTGGGCCCGGTCGGCTCCGGGAAATCGGCGTTCGACGCGCGGATCCGCGCCTACTTCGAGGACTACACCGCGAGCGACGCGGGCCGGATGTACACCTTCCGGTGGACCAACCTCTGTGACGTGATCCCCGATCAGGACCCCGCGGACGACGTGGTCCAGTCGCCGATGAACCAGGACCCGCTCGTGTTGCTTCCCCTCGAACAGCGCGAGGGGGTGATCGAGACGCTAAACGACCGACTCGACGCGCCCTACACCATTCGAAACGAGCAGTCGCTCGACCCCGCCTCGAGCTTCTACATGGATCGGCTGCTCGCCTACTACGACGACGACCTCCAGGCCGTCGTGGAGAACCACGTCGAGGTGATCCGCCTGCTCGCCGACGAGAACAAGCGCCAGTCGATCGAGACGTTCGAGCCCAAGGACAAGAAGAACCAGGACGAGACCGAACTCACGGGCGACGTCAACTACTCGAAGATCGCCGTCTACGGCGAGAGCGATCCGAGGGCGTTCGATTACTCGGGAGCGTTCTGCAACGCGAACCGCGGCATCTTCTCGGGCGAGGAGCTGTTGAAGCTCCAGAAGGAGTTCCTCTACGACTTCCTGCACGCGACCCAGGAACAGACGATCAAGCCGAAGAGCAACCCCCGGATCGACATCGACCAGGTGATCGTCGGACGCACCAACATGCCCGAGTACCGCGAGAAGAAGGGCGACGAGTCGATGGAGGCGTTCAACGACCGCACCAAGCGCATCGACTTCCCCTACGTGCTCGAGTACGAGGCGGAGGCGGAGATCTACCGCAAGCTGCTTCGGAACGCCGACGTTCCCGACATCCACGTCGAACCCCACGCACTGGAGATGGCCGGGATGTTCGGCGTTCTCACGCGGATCGAGGAGCCCGACACCGAGACGGTCGACCTGCTACAGAAGGCCAAGGCGTACAACGGCGAGTCGAGCGACGGCGACGACGTCGACGTGACCAAGCTCCGCGAGGAGGGCGAACAGAAGGCCGAGATCGCCGAGGCGATGGTGGGGGTCTCACCACGGTTCATCGGCGACGAGATCGCGGAAGCGATCATGAACTCGATGCACCGCGGGCGCACGTATCTGAGCCCGCTGTCGGTGTTCACCCACTTCGAGGAGAACCTCGAGAACCACGGTTCGATCCCCGAGGAGAACTTCGAGCGCTACCACCGTTACCTCGAACTCGTGCGCGAGGAGTACCGCGAGCGCGCGATCGAGGACGTCCGCCACGCGCTCGCGTACGACCTCGACGAGATCCGCCGCCAGGGCGAGAAGTACATGGATCACGTGATGGCCTACATCGACGACGACACCGTCCCCGACGAACTCACGGGTCGCGAACAGGAGCCCGACGAGACGTTCCTCAGGGCCGTCGAGCAGAAGCTCGACATCCCCGAGGACCGCAAGGACGACTTCCGTCAGGAGGTCTCGAACTGGGTCTCCAGGAGAGCCCGCGAGGGCGAGGCGTTCAGCCCCGAGGACAACGACCGGCTGCGCCGCGCGCTCGAGCGCAAGCTCTGGGAGGACAAGAAACACAACATCAACTTCTCGGCGCTGGTGAGCGCGAACGAGCTCGACGACGACGACCGAAACGCCTGGGTCGACGCGCTGATCGACCAGGGCTACTCGCGCGAGGGCGCAATGGAGGTACTCGAGTTCGCCGGCGCCGAGGTCGCCAAAAGCGAGCTCGAGGGCGCATGATCGGCACCGACTACGTCCACGCGGCCGACCGGGAGCTCGACGAGGCCTACGAGGAGCCGATGGGTCTCGACGAGTACGTCGATCGGCTGTTCGAACGGCCCTCGATCGGCGCACACGCCTCGAAGTACCTCGTCTCGGCGATCGAGGCCGCCGGTACCCGGATCGTCGTCGAGGAGGGCGAGGAGCGCGAACGCTACCGCTTCTTCGACGACCCGTACAACGACGGCGAGCACGCCATCCTCGGCAACACCGAGGTGCTCAACGCGTTCGTCGACGACCTGCGATCGATCGCCGCGGGCCGGGGAAAGGACGAGAAGATCATCTGGTTCGACGGCCCCACGGCGACGGGGAAGTCCGAACTCAAGCGCTGTCTGATAAACGGGCTACGCGAGTACTCGAAGACGCCCGAGGGACGACGCTACACCCTCGAGTGGAACGTCGCGAGCGCCGAGGACTCGCCGGGGTTGACCTACGGCGACGCCCCTCGTGTCGACGAGGACAGCTGGTATCAGAGTCCGGTCCAGTCGCATCCGCTCTCGGTGTTTCCGGAGCCCGTCCGCGAGAAGCTGGTCGACGACCTCAACGCCGAGACCGATGATCAGTCGCCGATCCGCGTGGAGACGGACCTGGATCCGTTCTGCCGGGAGGCCTACGACTACCTCGAGAAACGTTACCGGCGCGAGGACGTCCCCGACCTGTTCTCGGCGGTGACGGACGAGCGTCACCTCCGGGTGAGCAACTACGTCGTCGGCGTCGGCCAGGGGATCGGCGTCCTCCACTCGGAGGACGAGGGCCGGCCCAAGGAACGGCTCGTCGGAAGCTGGATGGCGGGGATGCTCCAGAAGCTCGACTCCAGGGGACGAAAGAACCCCCAGGCGTTCAGTTACGACGGCGTGCTCTCGCAGGGCAACGGCCTGCTCACGATCGTCGAGGACGCCACCCAGCACGCGGACCTGCTCCAGAAGCTGCTCAACGTCCCCGACGAGCGCCACGTGAAGCTCGATAAGGGGATCGGCATGGACGTCGACACCCAGCTGCTGATCATCTCGAACCCGGATCTGGAGGCACAGCTCAACCAGCACGCGGACCGCAACGGCACCGACCCGCTGAAGGCGCTGAAACGCCGTCTCGATAAACACGAGTTCCGGTATCTGACGAACCTCCGACTCGAGTCGGAGCTGATCCACCGCGAGCTCACCGGCGAAACCGCGATCTGGGAGGGCGTCGACGGCGACGAGCTCCGCGAGCGCGTCGAGGCGTCGCTCGTGGTCCCGATCAGCGAGGGCGAGGGTCACGTCGTCGAGCGCGAGCTCGCCCCCCACACCGTCGAGGCGGCGGCGCTCTACAGCGTCGTCACGCGTCTCGATTCGGAGGACCTTCCCGAGGGACTCAGCCTCGTCGAGAAGGCGCTGCTGTTCGATCGGGGGTATCTCCAGGAGGAGGACGAGCGCCTCGACGCCGACGACATCGGGCTCGAGGCGACCGGCGACGACGGCACCCACGGGGTACCCGTCACGTTCACCCGCGACGTGATCGCGGATCTACTCAACGGCGAGCGCGACCGCACTCATCCAGACCTCCCCGTCGAGAACGTCCTCATGCCGCGGGACGTGCTCAACGAGATGGCCGACGAGCTCCACGCCGCGCCGATGTTCTCGCGGGCCGAACGCCGCGAGTTCGAGGACCGGCTGGTTCCCGTGAAGAACCACGTCTTCGAGCGCCAGGAGGCGGATGTCGTCGGCGCGATCATGCACGAGAAACGCGTCGACGAGCGGACCGTCGAGGAGTACGTCGAGCACGTCTACGCCTGGGCCACCGAGGAGACGGTGACGAACGCGCGCGGCCAGCGGGTCGAACCCGACCCGTTGAAGATGAAGGTGTTCGAGATCGAACACCTCGGACGGTTCGGCGAGGACGACTACGAGGGGACGACCTCGAACCCGCTGGTGACGAAGTTCCGCCGCGACCGGATCATCACTGCGTTGAACCGCCACGCGTGGCGCAACCGCGACGAGGACTTCTCGATCGACGAGGTGAACCTGCTCGACATCCCCGTGATCCGGGACGTCCTCGAGAGCCACGACTGGGAGGACGTCGCCCGGGTCTACGACGACCTCGACCCGCGCCAGTGGGACGACCCGCCGGCGAACACCGAGACGGCGGCGATCAAGGAGCGCACGGTCGAAACCATGGTCGAACAGTTCGGCTACTCGTCGGCGTCGGCCGAGCTGACCAGCCGCCACGTCATGGGACAGGTGAGCTACCAATGGGACTGAGGGACGACCTCGAGCGGTACCGCGAGGTGGGCGAGAAGCGTCGCCAGGACCTCGCGGAGTTCATCCAGTACGGCGACCTCGGGGGCGAACGCGGCGACATCCGGATCCCGATTAAGATCGTCTCGCTGCCGGAGTTCGCCTACGACCAGCTCGATACGGGCGGCGTGGGCCAGGGCGACGGCGGCACGCCCGAGCCCGGCGACCAGGTCGGCCAGCCCCAACCACAACCCGGCGAGGGCGACGAGGGCGAGGCCGGTGAGGAGGGCGGCGATCACGAGTACTACGAGATGGACCCCGAGGAGTTCGCCCAGGAGCTCGACGAGCGTCTTGGGCTCGACCTCGAGCCCAAAGGTAAGAAGGTCGAGACCGAGGAGGAGGGCGAGTACACCGATCGCACCCGGACGGGGCCGGATAGCACGCTCGACGTTGAACGCCTGTTCAAGGAGGGGTTGAAGCGAAAGCTCGCCACGGAGTTCGACGAGAAGTATGTCCGGGAACTGCTCCGCGTCGAGGGGATGACCGCTCAGGAGGCGTTCCGGTGGGCCCGTGAGAACCACATCCCCGTCTCGCGGGCCTGGATCGACGACGCGTTCGAGTCGATCCCCGACGAGGAGCGCGGGCGCTGGCGCTCGATCGAGGAGATGCAGGAGCGGGTCGAGCGCGAGCCGCTCTCCCAACGCATCCGCCGCGAGGGGATCGGTCACGTTCCGTTCCGCCGTGAGGACGAGCGCTATCGCTACCCGGAGGTCGTCAAGAAGCCCCAGCACAACGTCGTCGTGGTGAACATCCGCGACGTCTCGGGCTCGATGCGCGAGGACAAGCGCGAACTCGTCGAGCGGACGTTCACGCCGCTCGACTGGTATCTGACCGGGAAGTACGACACCGCCGAGTTCGTCTACATCGCCCACGACGCTACCGCCTGGGAGGTCGAACGCGAGGAGTTCTTCGGCATTCGGTCGGGCGGCGGCACCAAGATCTCGAGCGCCTACGAACTCGCTGCGGAACTGCTCGAGGAGCACTATCCCTGGAGCGAGTGGAACCGGTACGTCTTCGCCGCGGGCGACTCGGAGAACTCCTCGAACGACACCGAGGAGCGGGTGGTCCCGCTGATGGAGGAGATCGACGCGAACCTCCACGCCTACGTCGAGACCCAGCCGAGCGGCAGCGCGATCAACGCTACCCACGCCGAGGAGGTCGAACGTCGTCTGGGCGACCGGGACAACGTCGCCGTCGCGTACGTCTCCGGACCCGACGACGTGACCGACGCGATCTACGAGATACTGAGCACGGAGGACGAATCATGAGTCTCAACAGATACCACGCCCAACGCGTGGCGGACGAACTGGAGGAACCGGTCCGGGAGGCGAACGAACTCGCCCGAAAGCTCGGACTCGAGCCGTACCCGGTGAACTACTGGATCGTCGACAACGACGAGATGAACGAGCTGATCGCCTACGACGGGTTCCAGGAGCGCTATCCCCACTGGCGCTGGGGGATGAAGTACGACCGCCAGCGGAAGACCAACCAGTACGTCGGCGGGAAGGCGTTCGAACTCGTCAACAACGACGATCCCTCGAACGCCTTCCTCCAGGAGTCGAACTCGCTGGCCGACCAGAAGGCGGTCATCACCCACGTCGAGGCCCACGCCGACTTCTTCGCGAACAACCGGTGGTTCGGGCTGTTCACCGGCGACGAAGCGGCCCGAAGCCCCGCCGCCGCCGCCCTGCTCTCGCGTCACGCCAGAACGGTCGAGTCGGCGATGGCGGACCCCGAGATCGACCGCAGCGAGGTCGAACGGTGGATCGACAACGTGCTCTGTGTCGAGGACGTGATCGATCAGCACCGCGCGTTCTCCCGGGAGCGCGTCGAGGAGTCGATCGACGAGGACGAGGACATCGAGGCGGCGCTCGAGGGACTCGGGCTGAGCGAGGAGGTCAGGCGGGAGGTCTTCGACGAGGCCTGGCTCGAACGCCACGCGGGCGAGGGCCGTTCGGGGTCGTTCCCCGAGACGCCGGAGCCGGACCTACTCGCGTTCCTGCGAGAACACGGGAAGCGCTACGACGGGGAGGCCGACCGTGCCCGGGAGATGGATCCCTGGCAGCGCGAGATCCTCGAGATGCTCCGAACGGAGTCGTACTACTTCGCGCCTCAGCGGATGACGAAGGTGATGAACGAGGGGTGGGCCGCCTACTGGGAGTCGATGATGATGGGCGAGGAGGGGTTCGCGGAGGCCGACGAGTTCATCGACTACGCCGACCACCAGGCCCGGGTGCTGGGATCGCCGGGGCTCAACCCCTACAAGCTCGGAAAGGAGCTCTGGGAGTACGTCGAGAACACGACGAACCGGCGAGAGGTCATCGACAAGCTCCTGCGGACCGAGGGGGTGACGTGGCGAAACTTCCACGACGTAGTCGACTTCGATCGCGTTCAGGAACTCCTCGAAGCGCGTGCGCCGCTCGCACACATCGGCAGCGATCGGCTTAACGCGCTTTCCGGCCTCGACGACCGGCTGGTCGATCGGGAGGCCATCGAGCGCGCTCGAGACGGCGAGATCGACGTCGATCGCTATCCGTGGAAGGTACTGACGTTCGAGGGACTCGCAGAGCGCCATTACTCGCTGGTCAAACCGCAGAACCGCGGCTATCTCCGGCGGATCGGGCAGAGCAACCTCGAACGGATCGGACGGTACGTCCTCGACGACGCCCTCTATGCGAGCGTCGAGGAGGCGATCGCCGCCGTCGATCGGACCGCCGGTTGGGATCGGATGCGCGAGATCCGCGAGAGCCACAACGACGTCACCTTCATCGACGAGTTCCTCACCCAGGAGTTCGTCGACCGCCACGAGTACTTCACCTACGAGTACGCCTACGCTACCGGCGACTACCGGGCGACCAGCACCGACGCCGAGGACGTGAAGAAGAAGCTGCTGTTGCAGTTCACCAACTTCGGCAAGCCGACGATCGAGGTCCACGACGGCAACTACGCGAACCGTAACGAACTGCTGCTCGGCCACCGATACAACGGGATCGCCCTCGACGTGGGCCAAGCGAAACAGACGCTGGTTCGCGTCTTCGAGCTGTGGGGCCGGCCGGTCAACCTCATGACGATCCGCAAGGAAGTCTCGGAGAAGGCCGTCGAGGTCGCCCGTCGGCGTAACCGCGAGCCCGAACCCGAGGAGCGAGGGGTGATGATCCGATACGACGGAAGCGAGTTCGAGACCACCGATCTCGAGCCCGAGCAGGTCGAAGCCATCGAGGCGAGCGATATCGACTACGACACGAAGCCCGATGAGTGGCTCGCCTGAACCGTTCGCTGTCCGACCGATCCGACCGACCGGTAACGAACCGTTACCGTCCCCACGGGGATGTTAATGTCCTCAAACGGTTCGCTGCAAGAATACGTTACAATCATAACAGTTCGATCTGACGTGTTACGCGATGGAGAGGGACTGGAGGGGCGGTGAACGCCGAGGTCACCGCCATGAGTGAGGAGTCGACGGCGATCGACGAAGGGGATATACACGACGTCCTGCGAAACGCCCGACGGCGGGAGCTGATCTCCTTTCTCGGTCGACACGACGGCTACGCGACGATCCAGGAGCTCTCGGAACACATCGCACGACTCGAAAGCGGGGAGGATCCGCCGCCACAGAACGTTCGCCAGAGCGTGTACGTCTCGTTGCACCAGACCCATCTACCGAAACTCGAGGCGCTCGGAATCGTCGAGTACGACACCGACAGCAAGGACGTCACGCTCCGGGACCGGGCGTCTCAGATCGAGGAGTACACGAGATCGCCGAACGGGGACGATCGGTGGCCGGAACTGTACGTCGGCCTGGGGACGCTCGGCGCACTGCTCTCCGTCGGAGCGACGGTCGTGGGCATCGACGGTGGACTCGCGACGCTTCCGGTGTTCATCGTGATCATACTGCTGGCCAGCTATCAAGCCTGGGACCAGTAGGGTCGAACGTTCCGTCGGTCGCCGTCTCCGTTCCCGCGGTTGGAGGTCGCTCTTCGACCACGATACGATCCGTACGTCGAGGATGCGGGTCGGGTCCGTGGCGTACGATCCGTCCTCTACCCATACCCTAAACTACCTTACATGTCGAATAACGGTAGTTATGGTGTGCGAAATTCGATGAACTATATTCTGTATTTATTATACTTCCCGGAAATGTACGATTGGCATCATGAGTACCAGAACGACGGTCGACGACGCGTCCACGGAGACCAGCGACGGCTCGCTCTCCATCGCCAAGGATGACCTCTTTCACCTCCTTCAGAACGGCCGCCGCCGCGCGGCGCTCCGCTATTTCGCCGCTCAACCCGAGCGCGAGGAGTTCGACATGCGAACGCTCGCGGAAGAGATCGCCGCGTGGGAGAACGGGATCCCGGTCCAGCAATTGGACTCCGACCAGCGCCAGCGGGTGTACATCGCGCTCTACCAGTCTCATCTCCCCAAACTCGACGACTACGGCGTCATCGAGTACAACCAGTCGCGCGGGATCATTCGACCGACCGCGCTGACCGCCCTGTTCGAGCCGTACCTCGCCACGGAGTTCCGCACCGAGACCGCAGACCAGTGCATTACGGTACCGAACGACCGATCCGCTTTCGGTATCGCCACCGTGCGATCGTTGCTGGATCGCTGAGGTCGAATCGCCCGCGTCGACGAGCCCAAACCCGCTTGTCGAACGTCCCCTCGCTCCGGATCGTCTCGCGGGAGACCCGCGGACGGCGTCGATCGTGTTCGGACGGATGATCGACGGCTACGGCTAGGCGTCCGCGACGTCTACTCGGTGCAGACGTACATGGCTCCTTCCTGATCGACGAGTTCAGTCGCCGTGAGCGTCTGGAGCAACGAGTACAGCGTGATCTTCTTCATGCCGAGCGCCATGTGGAGTTCGTTGATCGTCGCTTCGTTCTCGATCTTCAGATAGAGGTAGACGAGTTTGGAGCCGGCCGTGTTCAGCGTCTCCGGAAGCTGGTACTGGTACTGTTGGACGTTGCTCATGCGAACCCATCACACTGCAGTTCCTAAAAGCCCCCACCTGACATCGAAACGAGTCGCCGTCCGGGAGGAGAATCGAAGACACCGCTTGCGAACCGTCGATCGCTTCGAACGGCCGCGATAAGTGACGTCCTGACAGCAACTCGGTTCGATCTCCCCGTAACTCACGTCGGCTCGACGGTTCCTTCCCCGGCTCAGACGACGCCCCTCGCTCCTTGGCGGAGGAGATTCCTCCTCGTCACGCTCACCGCCGGGACGAGGAACGATCTAATCGATCACAACCCACCCGCGGCCGGAGAACGGGGAAACAGAGGTCTCCCCCTTGAACGAACCGCTTAGCTCTCTTTCGGGCAGTCGTCGTCAGCGTCGTCCGTCGCAGCGACACCGTCCCCGTCCGCGTCCGTCACATCCTCGTCGTCGTCACCGGACTTCTCGTCCATGTCCTCGTCGTCTCCATCATCCCTGTCGAGTTCTTGCGTTTGGCCGTCCTCATCGTCAGAGTCGTCCGACGTGTCGACTTCGAAGACGACCTCCTGAACGCCGGCGTGCTCGTCACTCATGATTCCGAGCGTCTTTGACTGGTTGCGCACGACGGTCTCGAACATGACGACGTCCTCGGGCTCGCCAGCGAGGAGTTCGATCACGACTTCACCATCGGCGTTCGTCTCACGGGTCTCCGTTGCCTCTTCGTCGACGGTGCCGGGCGGCCAGAGCGTTACGGGCTCACCCTCGACCGGGTCGTCGTTCTGATCGACCACGCGGACGATCCCGGTCGCCGTGTCGTCGCTCATGTCGAGCGTCACGCTGACTTCCGGATCGGTATCGTCGACAGTTGCCGGAGTGGCCGCTGGGCCGGTGACGTCGTCGTGCTCGACGATGACGTCATACTCGCCGCTCTCGACGTCGAACGTGACCGTGCCGTCGCTATCCGTTTCGCCGCTCGCGACTTCTTCGCCGCCGTCGGACGTGACGACGCTCACGTTCGCGCCCTCAACGGACTCGTCGTTCTCGTCGACGACGGTGATGGTCAGCGTCCGCTCCGACTCGTCTCCGCCATCGCCCGGGTCGGATTCACCGGAGCCAGCGGTCGAAACGACCGTGTTCCCATCGGGATCGAGCAGCGCGATCTCGTCACTCCCATCGTTGCGCAGCACGTGGCCATCGTAGGGATCGACCAGCGTGACGTCGGTGCTGTCCGTGGTTTCAT comes from the Halalkalicoccus sp. CG83 genome and includes:
- a CDS encoding PrkA family serine protein kinase — translated: MIGTDYVHAADRELDEAYEEPMGLDEYVDRLFERPSIGAHASKYLVSAIEAAGTRIVVEEGEERERYRFFDDPYNDGEHAILGNTEVLNAFVDDLRSIAAGRGKDEKIIWFDGPTATGKSELKRCLINGLREYSKTPEGRRYTLEWNVASAEDSPGLTYGDAPRVDEDSWYQSPVQSHPLSVFPEPVREKLVDDLNAETDDQSPIRVETDLDPFCREAYDYLEKRYRREDVPDLFSAVTDERHLRVSNYVVGVGQGIGVLHSEDEGRPKERLVGSWMAGMLQKLDSRGRKNPQAFSYDGVLSQGNGLLTIVEDATQHADLLQKLLNVPDERHVKLDKGIGMDVDTQLLIISNPDLEAQLNQHADRNGTDPLKALKRRLDKHEFRYLTNLRLESELIHRELTGETAIWEGVDGDELRERVEASLVVPISEGEGHVVERELAPHTVEAAALYSVVTRLDSEDLPEGLSLVEKALLFDRGYLQEEDERLDADDIGLEATGDDGTHGVPVTFTRDVIADLLNGERDRTHPDLPVENVLMPRDVLNEMADELHAAPMFSRAERREFEDRLVPVKNHVFERQEADVVGAIMHEKRVDERTVEEYVEHVYAWATEETVTNARGQRVEPDPLKMKVFEIEHLGRFGEDDYEGTTSNPLVTKFRRDRIITALNRHAWRNRDEDFSIDEVNLLDIPVIRDVLESHDWEDVARVYDDLDPRQWDDPPANTETAAIKERTVETMVEQFGYSSASAELTSRHVMGQVSYQWD
- a CDS encoding DUF5820 family protein — translated: MEELPEGWRRWSDEPDRTVFVYRPDVFDSQAFPAACIPTLYLSNGPQRNRRPEQRRPDYRPRQWHATLYLEPDVVLAEERYDDREGALEGSAVLARRFAAGELDYRSAYQVPREAYLDRLDELTGRDA
- a CDS encoding PrkA family serine protein kinase translates to MNGDINTLETISQQYRETVPSDLRDAKSFDWYLEAVQEDPRIARNAHQRVADMFDHYGTRYDEESGTVEYLLASEDPLGDGENTFYGEVVHRSIHEFVNKVKSGARGLGPDRRIKLLLGPVGSGKSAFDARIRAYFEDYTASDAGRMYTFRWTNLCDVIPDQDPADDVVQSPMNQDPLVLLPLEQREGVIETLNDRLDAPYTIRNEQSLDPASSFYMDRLLAYYDDDLQAVVENHVEVIRLLADENKRQSIETFEPKDKKNQDETELTGDVNYSKIAVYGESDPRAFDYSGAFCNANRGIFSGEELLKLQKEFLYDFLHATQEQTIKPKSNPRIDIDQVIVGRTNMPEYREKKGDESMEAFNDRTKRIDFPYVLEYEAEAEIYRKLLRNADVPDIHVEPHALEMAGMFGVLTRIEEPDTETVDLLQKAKAYNGESSDGDDVDVTKLREEGEQKAEIAEAMVGVSPRFIGDEIAEAIMNSMHRGRTYLSPLSVFTHFEENLENHGSIPEENFERYHRYLELVREEYRERAIEDVRHALAYDLDEIRRQGEKYMDHVMAYIDDDTVPDELTGREQEPDETFLRAVEQKLDIPEDRKDDFRQEVSNWVSRRAREGEAFSPEDNDRLRRALERKLWEDKKHNINFSALVSANELDDDDRNAWVDALIDQGYSREGAMEVLEFAGAEVAKSELEGA
- a CDS encoding YeaH/YhbH family protein, which produces MGLRDDLERYREVGEKRRQDLAEFIQYGDLGGERGDIRIPIKIVSLPEFAYDQLDTGGVGQGDGGTPEPGDQVGQPQPQPGEGDEGEAGEEGGDHEYYEMDPEEFAQELDERLGLDLEPKGKKVETEEEGEYTDRTRTGPDSTLDVERLFKEGLKRKLATEFDEKYVRELLRVEGMTAQEAFRWARENHIPVSRAWIDDAFESIPDEERGRWRSIEEMQERVEREPLSQRIRREGIGHVPFRREDERYRYPEVVKKPQHNVVVVNIRDVSGSMREDKRELVERTFTPLDWYLTGKYDTAEFVYIAHDATAWEVEREEFFGIRSGGGTKISSAYELAAELLEEHYPWSEWNRYVFAAGDSENSSNDTEERVVPLMEEIDANLHAYVETQPSGSAINATHAEEVERRLGDRDNVAVAYVSGPDDVTDAIYEILSTEDES
- a CDS encoding UPF0179 family protein: MTTISLIGTRLAEVGREFVYHGEADACEGCPYRAQCLNLAEGRKYRVTDVREKAQTLECGVHDTGVQAVEVEPASVKANVPERRAYAGSKGALAGDCPYTECPSHEFCVPDGAEFDQEYKIREVLGDPPHDYCMLDRDLTLVEFAPPDE
- a CDS encoding tryptophanase — encoded protein: MFSYKSSMATPIRLLPREQREGRLREAGYNVFDLGADDVFVDLLTDSGTGTMSDAQWAAMVRGDEAYAGSRSFERLRAAVSEVMGFDRVVPTHQGRGAENVLYGLLVGEGDVVPNNTHFDTTRAHVAENGGDPVDCPVEGADDPDAEGAFKGNLDVETVRTLAEDVDAERIPAIVLTMTNNSMAGQPVSVANVEETRALANELDATFVIDACRFAENAHFVRRREDGYADRPLAEIAHEQLSHADALVMSGKKDGLANVGGFVAVRDSDLFDRAKQRAILYEGFPTYGGMAGRDMAAMAVGLREAVTEEYLEARVGQVERLGERLYEAGVPIYTPVGGHAVYLDAERALPDVPPKAFPGQTLVCELYREGGVRGVELGSFAFPGADRPELVRLALPRRTYHDEHLEHVVETAAAVLERREGIDGLEIVSEPENESLRHFSAELRPR